The sequence GGGAAACCGACCCGGCGCACATCCGGGATTTGGCGATCCGTAATCTTTCTGAACCCGTGCAATGGCGTGCCAGCATGGACTGTCTGAAAGCAAAACAACCGGTGCAGCTCTTTGAAGTCGGCCCAGGCCGCATTCTGTCCGGGTTGGCGCGCATCAATGGTTTTGATGAAGCCACTTGCATTGTGAATGTGAATAATTTGCGTGGTGTGGAACTGGCCGCCGCGAGTGTGGAAGAAAAGACGGCGTAAGTTCCAGTTGGACCTAAACACCGAACACCGAATACCGAAAGAAATCCGAAAATTGAATTCCGAAATGGGCGTTAGATCGGGTAATCAATGGATGGTCAGTAGTGCTGCTTTCGGTTTTGGATTTATCCTGTCCATCCTGTTAATCCTGTCATATTCGGTCTTCGGATTTCCTGCATGTTTCACTTGCCCGGGATTTGAAGTTGTTTACAGTAGTCCCATGCAACGGAATCGGACAATCTGGATCGCTGGGTGCGCGCTTTGGCTGGGCATTGCGGGGCAAGCCGCGACGCTCCAGGATTACGCCAAAGAGTATCGCAAACAATTGGCGGAAAAAATCATGCCGTACTGGTATGACACCATGGATCGGGAGCACGGTGGCTACCTGCTGGCGGACGCCCTGAGCGGACGCCAGGTCGCCACGGATAAGAGCCTGGTGACGCAAAGCCGCATGGTGTGGGGATTCGCTCATGCTGATATAAAGGGATTCAGCGACAAACAGCACAATTATCTTAAAGCGGCGGAACACGGCTACCGATTCCTGCTGGAGCATTTTCGCGATCCAGAAAATGGCGGCTATTACTGGAAGTTGGGCACCGACGGGAAAATCCTCGATGATCGCAAGATTCTCTACGGCCAATGCTTTGTCATCTATGCCATGGTCGAGTATTCCCGGGCCAGTGGCCGCCAGGAACCCATTGACCGTGCCATGGAGCTGTATCGTTCGATTCAACAGCGCTCACACGATGCCAACAATGACGGATGGTTTGAACATTTCAAACGGGATTGGACTCCCCTCATGCAGCATGATGAAACCATCGTGGTCGAATTGGGTGGTCACAAAAGCGCCAATACGCACCTGCACCTGATGGAATGCCTTACGGAACTATATGACGTTACCCATCATTCGGAGGTGAAAAAATCGTTGGAGGAATGCTTGCGTTTGAATCAGGATTATTTCTATCCGTTGGAAGCGGGCAAATCCTGTTTTCACCGGCAACCGGATTGGCGACTCGTCACGCGTCCAGCCAGTGCCGGACTGTCCTATGGGCATAATGTGGAGTTTGCCTGGCTGATGATTCGCGCGGAGCTGGTTTTGGGACGCAAGCCGTCCTGGAGCCATTTCAATGCCCATCTGGAACATGCGTTGAAATACGGTTATGACTGGATCAATGGCGGCATCTATGCCCGTGGAATAGACAACCAGCCTGCTACTGCCACGGAGAAAGTCTGGTGGGCGGAAGCGGAATTGATTGCCGCCTTGACCGATGGCCTCAAGCGCAAATGGAATCCCATGTACGAGGCTGCCCTGGAAAAACAGATTCGTTTTATCGCGGAAAAACAAACCGCACCCGACGGCATCTGGTTGGATACCGTGACGAGCGAAGGAAACCCAAAAAGCCCTGGCAAAGCGCACGCGTGGAAGGCGAACTATCACGACGTGCGCGCGATGGTTAAGTTCATGGAAGCGTTTGAAAAGGACTGAACCAGTGGGACGCCAGCCTGGCGTGGAGAATGATTGACAAGAATAAAAGTCGCCGTACAAGTGTCTCCGTCATTTATGCGCTGGCTGGATAATTGGTTGAGCCGGCAGCAGCGGGGGCTGATCGGTGCTATCTTGTTGCTGTTGTTATTGGGGTGGATCGTCAAACACTGGCGGCTATCCCATCTGCCAACCCGTACGGTGGTTCCGGTAGCGCAGTCACATTGATTATGCAGCGGATTAATTTTGAGGAAGAGTTGGACAAGATTGTGAGTCGCGACCCGCGTTTTGAGCGGGAGGCGTATCATTTTGTCCGCGCCGGTCTGGATCACACGCAGAAAATCAGCGGCAAAGCGCCCAAGGATGAGTTGCGTCACGTCAGCGGCCAGCAATTGCTCATCGGCATTCGTGAGTACGCCTTGCGCGAGTTCGGCCCCATGGCGATCACGGTGCTGGAGGATTGGGGCATTACCCGCTGCCAGGATTTTGGCGACATCGTGTTCAACATGATTGAGGCCGGATTGCTGGCCAAGACCGACAAGGACAGCCGGGCGGATTTTCAGACCGGATATGATTTTCAGGATGCCTTTCGGAAACCCTTTTTGCCTGCCGCGAAATGTCCGCCAACGCCCGCGCCATCCGCTTGACCTGAGGGGCTGTTCCCCGCATGCTTGCCGCATTGGCTGGAGGGCAGGGGATGGTGAAGTAATAGCCTGCCACACGTTTTGTTTCCGAGCGTAATTTCGCTTACAGCCATGAATTTGATGCCATGATGACAAATAATGATGAAGTTCCCGCTTTGCCGCCCGGCGTGCAGGTGGTCAACCTTGACAATGGGTTGGTGCTGATTCTCCGCGAAGATCACAGCGCCCCGGTCGTGTCTGCCCAGGCTTGGTGCAAAACTGGCAGCATTCATGAAGGTCGCTGGTTGGGGGCCGGCCTCTCGCATGTACTCGAGCACATGCTGTTCAAAGGCACAACGACGCGCGGATCAGGCAAGATTGACCAGGAGGTCCATGATGCGGGCGGGTACATGAACGCTTACACTAGCTTTGATCGCACGGTTTACTTTATTGACGTGCCCAACACCGGTGCGACGGTGGCGATTGATATCCTGTGCGACATCATGCAGCACGCCACCCTGCCGGAGGCGGAACTGGCCAAGGAAATGGATGTCATTCGCCGTGAGATGGACATGGGCCAGGATGATCCCAATCAACGGTCTGGCCGTCGGCTGTTTGAAACCGCCTATACGCGCAGCCCGTACCGGTTTACCGTCATTGGTTACCCGGATATTTTTAACGAACTCAAGCGGGAAGATATTTTTAATTATTATCGCGAGAAATACACGCCCAACAACCTGTTCATGGTGGTGGTGGGCGACTTCAAGGCGGAGGAGGTTATCGCCCAGGTGCGCGCCGCGTTCGCGAACACGAAGGCCCGTCCCATGCCGCCCGAAGTCCTGCCGGAGGAGCCACGGCAACTCGCCGAGCGTGAAGTGGTGGAGGAAGCCCCGGTGGAGATGGCGCATGTTCATTTCAGTTGGCACATTCCCGATGTCCGGCATACGGATATCCCCGTGCTGGATGTGCTGGCCACCTTGCTGGGTTCCGGAAGGAGTTCCCGCCTGTATCAGGAAGTGCGCGAGAAAGGCCTGGTCGTATCCGCAGATGCCTGGACCTACAATCCCGGTAATCCTGGTTTGTTTGGCATGAGCGCCATGATCGAAGCCGATAAATATGACTCGGCTAAAGCAGCGCTGTTGTCGCAAGTGGAGCGGTTCAAAAACGAATTACCCTCCGAAGCGGAACTCGCCAAAGCTGTCAAACAATTCATCGCCGGCACGCTGTCCGCCCGCAAGACCATGGCGGGGCAGGGGCAGGATTTGGGCGGCAACTGGATTGCGGCCAACGACCTTAATTTCTCCGCACGCTATCTCGAAACCGTTAAGCAGATCACACCGTCCGATTTGCAGCGCGTGGCCCGTGGTTATCTGACCAGGGATAATCGCACCATTTATGCGCTCGTTCCGGAAGGGAGCAAGCAGCGCGTCGCCCTGATGGCGGATACGGCAACACGCACTCCCGTCCAAAGCTTTGTTTTGGCCAATGGAATGCGGTTGCTGCTGAAGGAGGATCACCGCCTTCCGTTCGTGGAATTCCGCGCCGTCTTGCGCGGGGGAATTCTTTCTGAAACCGCGGCGACCAACGGCATTTCCTTGCTGACCGCCAAACTGCTGCTCAAGGGCACGAAGACGCGCCGGGCGGATGAAATCGCACGCGAAATCGAATCGCTGGGCGGCAGTCTGGACACCTTTAGCGCCAATAATACCCTTGGCCTTAGCATGGAAGTGATGCGCGAAGATTTCTCCAAGGGCTTGGAACTGTTTGCCGATGTGATTTTGAATCCCGTTTTTCCGGCAGAGGCGTTTGAACGCGAACGGGAAGTGCAATTGGCCTCGATCCGCGCGCAGCGGGATCATTTGTTGCAATGCGCCATTAAGATGATGCGGCGCGGTCTGTTTGGCGATACCGGTTATGGGTATGATGCCTTGGGGACCGAGGCGGGGTTGGCGCAGTTGACGCCTGCGCACGCGGCCAAGTGCTGGCAGGACCTTGGTGCGCCAGAAAACTGTGTGCTCTCCATTTACGGCAACTTCCAGACCGGGGAGGTCTGTGCCGAGGTGGAAAAAGCACTCGCGGCATGGCAGCGCAAGGCGCACATTCCGGCGTTGCAGCCATCGGCGGCGCTGACGGAAATTCTGCGGCTCGACGAGACTCGCGATAAAAAACAAGGCGTGCTGGTCATCGGCTTTCGCGGGACGACGATGCTGGATGAAGATCGTTTCGCGCTCGAATTGATCCAGGAGTCGTGCAGCGATCTGGGGTCGCGATTGTTCACCCGCATTCGCGAGAAACTCGGGCTCGCCTATTATGTCGGTGCGCAAAATATGTTGGGACTCACGCCGGGCTTCTTTGCGTTTTACGCGGGGACGGAGCCGGATAAAATCAGCGTCTGCGAAGCCGAAATGCTCAGGGAAGTCGCCACCCTCTGCAGCGAGGGGTTGACGGACGAAGAGCTGAAACGTTCCAAGGCCAAGATCATTGGTCAGAAGAAAATTGGTCGCCAGGATTTAGGACACTGTGCCACTGTGGCTGCCTTGGACGAGCTTTACGGGTTGGGGTACCAGAATCACGAAACCGAGGATGCTCGCTATGCGGCGGTGACCTTGGAGCAGATTCGGCATGTCGCGCAAAAATTTCTGACGCCGGATCGCATGGTGGTGGCCGTTATTCGTCCCGAATAAGCAACGGTGTTGGCCTTGAAAACCACGTTGCCTGACATTCGCCGACAATTGCACACTGCCGCCAGTGTGGAGCAAGCGGCCAACTTACAGCGTTTTTTCAAAACCGGGCCCGGCCAATACGGAGCGGGCGACGTCTTCCTGGGCATCAAGGTTCCGCCGATTCGCCGATTGGTGCCATCGGGCGATGAAATGGCGCTGGCCGAGGTGTGCGAGCTTCTGCATTCCCGTTACCACGAGGAGCGCCTGCTCGCGCTGCTGATTCTGGTGCGCCGCTTTCAGCGGAGTGAACCGCCGATGCAACAGAAGATTTTCGAACTGTATCTGCGCGAAACCCGCTACATCAATAACTGGGACCTGGTGGATTTATCCGCGCCGCAAATCGTGGGTGGTTGGCTGTTGATCCGGCCACGCAAGCTTCTGGATGACTTGGCTCGCTCCGAACTTTTATGGGAACGCCGCATTGCGGTGCTCGCCACATTCACCTTTATCCGTCACGGGCAGTTCGATGATACGCTGCGGCTGTGTGAACGTCTGTTGAATGATCCGCATGATTTGATGCACAAGGCGTGCGGTTGGATGCTGCGCGAGGTGGGTAAACGCGAGGTGGTTGTGTTGTCAGCCTTTCTCGAACAACACGCTCTGGCCATGCCGCGCACGATGCTGCGGTATGCCATCGAGCGCTACCCGGAAACGCAACGCCAGGCCTGGTTGCGCGTAAAACCTGCGGCCTAGGCCCCGGTTGGTCTCGTTCCCAAAGCAAAACCCGTCAGGCGATGTTACGCCCAACGGGTTGTTACAGAGTAAAGCGCTATAGGAGTTGCTCGGCTACTTGGCCTCTACGCACACGACATTGCCAGCGGCATTGCGCGCGTAGATTTTTCCGTTGGCCAGCACGGGCACTGTCCAGCATTTACCACCCAGAATTTGCCCGCGTGAAATCGCTTCAAACGCGGTTGTTTGTGCCTTGGCGATGATCAGTTCTCCCTTGGCTCCCAAGACGATCAATTTGCCATCTGCCGCCATCAGCGAGCCCAGGCCCACCGACGCCTCCTGCCACTTGATTTCGCCAGTCTTCCACTCCAGGCAGATCAGGTGACAGGTCTTTCCGGATTGGCCGGTGACGCCGTACAAAAAACCATCCAGCAACACGCAACTATTGAAGTGGTTCATCATGTTTTTATTCATGTAAACCTCTTTGGTCTGTCCACCCTTGAATTCTACCAGCGTGCAACCCTTGCCGTATGAGGAGGACAGAAACACTTGGTTACCGTTGAAAATCGGGTCTGCTGCATTGACGTCGTACTGGGTTTTCCACGGATGCTGCCATAAAATCTGGCCGGTCTTGGGCTCCACGGAGAATAACGTCTCCTTGCCAAAGAATGCCAAGGCGCGTTTTCCCTCGTTGTCGAACGGCACCGCTGACGCATAACCGGCGGCGTCCGGCTCGGTTTTCCACACTACGTTGCCGGTAGCCTTGTCCACCGCCACCCCGGCTTTGTTCACATTCACAACCAACAGGTCTCCCTCAACCAATGGGGAACTCGCGTATCCCCAAGTGGGCAACTTGGCACCGACTTCCTCGGCGATGTTCTTCGACCAGTTGATTTTACCGGTTGCGGCATCAAAACTATAAAGATGCCCGCGTTTGCTCAGGGTATAGACATTCTTGCCATCCACCGTGGGGGTGGCGCTGGTGCCGCCTTCATAATATTTGGCGTCCAATCCGCACGCGTAGCTCTGTTTCCAGATTTCCTTGCCGGTGTTCGCGTCGAAACAATAAACGGTATCCGTTTCGCTGGCGTTGCCGCTGGTATAAAACCGGCCCTCGCTGACAGAGAAAGAAGCAAAACCCATCCCTACTTCTGCCTTCCAAAGGATTTTCGGATTATTGGCCGCGTCGGCTTTCCAGCCGGTTTCCTTCGAGATGCCGTTCAGGTCCGGCCCGCGCCAGCGATACCAATCGAGTGCTTGGACATCAGAAACGATTGCCGTCGAAAACAACGCGGCCATGGCCGCTATCTTTAATTTGTTAAACATACTTGTTTGCATGGCGTGGAGATTACCGAACCACCATTCAGCCGTCAATACTCGTTCGGAGCAGTTGGCGTGCAAAAATCGCCCACAAAATTTCTTTTCGTTCATCTTTTGCACCAAAACTTTTGCAATTTCAAATTAATCAGGAATGGGTGGTACATCTGTTGACCACCCATTCCAGTGCCGTTTCCGCCGTTATTTCACGAAACCTTGGTTTCATCCACCACGATGTAACGGCTGCCACCGTTGGCCCAGAGGCGGACCAAAGTTTGTTTTTCTTTTACGTTCTTGGTCAAGTTGACCGCATCTTCGGCGCTGGTGACGGATTTGCGGTTAATCTCTTGCAACACCATGCCGGGGCGCAGACCCGCCTCGAACGATGCCGAGTTGGGTGCCACATCGGTAATGAGCGCGCCTTTGAGCGCCGGGGGTAGCTTGAATTGCTGACGCAATGCCGGGGATAGGTCGGTGACGGCCACGCCATCCAGCGCTTCTCCGGGGGTGCTGCCATTGGGTTGGCTGGCGGCGGCCACGCGTGCTTCCGGCAAGGTCTTCAAAGTGGCTTTGACGGTTTTCTCTTTGCCGTCACGCATGAGTTTGAGTTCCACCTTGTTGCCGGGTTTGAGTTGCGCGACGGTCAGCCGCAAATGCCGGCTGTCTCGCACCTCTTTACCATTGATGCCGGTGATGATGTCGCCATCCTTCAAACCCGCCTCGGCGGCGGCGCTGTTCGCGGTGACTTCGCCGACCAACGCGCCTTTGGCATCGTTCAGGCTGAATTGTTTGGCTAATTCAGGCGTGAGATCCTGGATGGCTACGCCCAGGAAGCCGCGCTCGACTTTGCCAAATTCAATGAGTTGTTCCATCACTTGCCGCGCGAGGTTGCACGGTACGGCAAAACCCACGCCGTGATTGCCGCCGCTGCGGCTCAGGATGGCGGTGTTGATGCCGATGAGGCGACCTTCGGCGTCAATCAGTGCGCCGCCTGAGTTGCCGGGGTTGATGGAGGCATCGGTCTGGATGAAGTCTTCATACTCCTCAATGCCCATGCCGCCGCGCCCCATGGCGCTGATGATGCCGGAGGTTACCGTCTGGCCGATGCCAAACGGATTGCCAATCGCCAGCACGATGTCGCCGACTTCCAGGTTGTCGCTGTTGCCAAACGTCGCATAGGATAAGCCCTTGGCCTCAATCCTCAATACTGCAAGGTCCGTCTTGGGGTCGCGCCCCACAACCTTGGCCGTGTATTCCCTGCGGTCCTTTTCCAGCATCACTCTGATTTCATCCGCTCCATCCACAACGTGGTTATTGGTGAGGATGTAGCCGTCCTCGGTGACGATCACCCCGGAGCCAAGACTGCGCTGGGTGTGCGTCTTGGGTTGCTGCGGGTTCTGGCCAAAGGGCCGGCCAAAGAACTGTTGGAACATCGGATCTTCAAACATGGGGTTCCCGCCCATGGCCAGCTCATTGCGCACTTTCTTCGTGGTGAAGATATTGACCACACTGGGCGCGGTTTTCTTGACCACACTCGCGAAGCTGCTCGTGGGGCGGGAGTCACGCGTCAGTGGGTGGTCATTCACGGACACGTTGACTTCTGCCTTGGCCAGTTTGATGGCGGGTGCGCCGCCGAAGGCATTACCAGCGGACAGATAGAGCGTTGTTCCACCGGCCAGGGCCAGGGCCCCCGCCGCCATCCATTTCATCATCCAGGTTTTCATAGTTGTATAATTCAATTTCGTTGTTGTCGTTGGGGTGCCGTTCCACGGTCGCCCGGTTTCATCTGCTTCAACCATGCCACACCCGGATTGCCGGAGCCTTTCCTGAACATTACAAGAATGTAAGGGAGAGTAATTCGAGACTCGACGCCGACGGACGGCTTGCTACCATTTGAGCGACGTTTGATTTGGCAGGAAACTTATTTTATGAGATGCATGAACTATTGCGTGATGACCGGCGTACTTTTGACACTGTGCGCGGCGCGCCTGCCGCTCTCGGCGGCGGATGGCTTGGAACTGAGAGCGGAACAAAAGGCGGATCGGATCGTCATATATGTCGGCCAGGACGTCTTCACGGAATATCTCTTCCTGGACACGGAGAAATATCCGTATTTCTTTCCAGTGAACGGGCCAATCACGCTTCAAGGCGTCACCACCAAACGGGAAACCAACTATCCGCATCATAGTTCGCTGTTCTTTGGCTGTGACCAGGTCAATGGCGGTAATTACTGGCAGGAGGGCTTGGACCGGGGGCGTATTATTTCAAAGGGCGTGAAGATTGTGACAGGGCAGGGGCGGGAGGTGGTCTTTGAGCAGCAATGTTCATGGGAACGTCCAGGTGCTGAATCGCCCTTTGACGATCAACGTCGCATCCGTCTGGCCGCGCCCACCCGGGAATTGCGATATATTGATTTTGAAATCACACTAACGCCGAAGATTGACGTAGTCATCCGCAAGACGAATCATTCGTTGTTCTCCGCCCGCATGAAACCGGGGCTGTCCGTCAAGGGCGGCGGCAGGTTGCGGAATGCCCAAGGGGATTCTGGTGAGAAAGACACTTTTGGAAAAACCTCACCGTGGATGGATGCGCGCGGCAAGAATGGCGATGCCGTCGAGGGGTTGGCGATCTTGAATCATCCTAAAAACCGTTGGAGCATACCGCAGTGGTTCACCCGTGATTACGGATTTTTTTCCCCCGCGCCCATGAATTGGCTGGATAAGGACGGGTTAAAACTGGCGAAGGGAGAAAAGCTCAACTTGCGCTATCGCGTGCTGGTTCATGCCGGCGATCCCGCGATGAACGTGATTGAGGCTGAATACCAAAAATGGGCGGCAGCGGATAGATAGTACGAATGAGATTTGATAAATGATGATTGAACGAGTACATTTCGCTCGCCGTTTGGCCTGAAGTGCCCGGTAAACAAATATGCCAAGTGATCATTTTAGGGTCGAGTTACAGCCGCTAATCCTCGTGGTGGACCCCGACGCTGCTGCCCGGCAAAAACTGGTTCTGCTATTGAGCAGCATGGGCTTGCAGGTGCAGGAAAGTACCTCTGGCAACGACGCTTGGCAGTTGCTTTACCAGCAGCGTCCGAACCTCGTTCTACTGGCTCACCATCGGGCCGGGTTGGATGCGGATGCGTTTTGCGTTCAAATCAAGAGCGAGCCGGATTTTGCCGAAGTAGGGGTGGTTTTCATGGATGTGGACCAACCGGTGGGAGTAAACGTCGGTAAGGCGTCTTCCATGGATCGTGCGGATGGTCATATCCGATTACCCATCAGTGATGAAGATATGCTTGAACGGATTGGCATCTTTCTGCGTCTGCAATGGGCGGAGTCCGCGCTATGGCACAGTGAGCGCAAATATCGCGCGTTGCTGGAAATGGCGCAGGATGGCATGGCGCTGCTTTCGCAGGATGGCACGGTTCGCTTTGCGAATGTCACCCTTGCGCGTATCCTCGGGCATCCCAGTAGTGATTTGTCTGGCACTTCGCTGGTTTCATTTTTCGATGAAGCCAGCCGTCAACTCATGGAAAACTGGCTGATGGAAGGGTCGTTGCGGCGTGGGCAACAGCGCGAATTCACCTTGATGCGTCCGGATCATACGGAGGTCCGAGTGCAGGCGATGCTCACGGATATTTCGGATTCCAGTGTGGCGGAGCGCGAATTGCTGTTTATGGCGCGGGATGTGACGGTTCATCGGCAGACCGAAGAAAAGTTGCGTCAATTGTTCCGGGCAACAGAACAAAGCCCTGCTACGATCGTCATCACCGATGTAGCGGGTGCCATAGAGTATGTGAACCCCAAGTTCAGCAGTGTCACCGGGTATTCGTCCAAGGAAGCCTTGGGCAAAAATCCCCGCATTTTGAAATCAGGGGTGCAAGGCAAAGAATTTTATCTTGAAATGTGGCAGACCTTGACCGCTGGCAAAGAGTGGCGGGGCGAGTTTCATAACCGGAAAAAGGATGGCACCATCTATTGGGAATCCGCCTCAATCTCTCCCCTCCGCAATGAGGTGGGGCAGATTACCCATTACATTGCGGTCAAAGAGGATATTTCCCTCCGAAAACAACTGGAGGAGGAACGGGAACAATTGGTCAACGATTTGCGCGAGGCGCTGGCCAACGTCAAGACTTTGAGTGGGTTGCTGCCCATTTGCGCCTCTTGCAAGCGGATTCGGGATGACCGTGGTTATTGGGAGACCGTGGAAGGGTATGTCGGACGCCATTCGGGTGCCCGGTTCAGCCATGGAATGTGCCCGGAATGCGCCAAAAAATGGTTGCAAGACGCTGGGTTGGAACCGCCAGTGGATAAGTTATGATTGCCCGTGGCATGGTTTGATTATGGAACGGATTGGAATATATGGCGGCTCTTTTAACCCGGTGACGTGCGGACATCTGTTGGTGGCCCGCGCCGCGCTGGAAGAGGCCCAACTCGATCGTTTGCACTTCGTCCCTGCCGCACAATCACCGTTCAAGCCGGATCAACTGTTGGCATCGGGCGACGCCCGTTGTCGTTGGTTGCGGTTGGCACTGGCGGGTTGGGAACGTTGCGAACTGGACGATCAGGAATTGAAACGCGGCGGGGTTTCATATACAGTGGATACGTTGCGCGATTACGCCCGGCGATTTCCCGATGCCACCTTGTGTTATCTGATTGGTGCGGACCATCTGTGCAAGTTACCGCAATGGCGGGATGCCGGCACCTTGGCGAACTTGGCGGAGTTTCTCGTCATTCCACGCCCCGGCGAGGTTGCTGCAGCGTTGCCGCCGCCGTTCCGCGGGCGTCTGCTTAAAGGTTTCCCGCTGGGAGTTTCCGCCTCGGAAGTGCGGGCGCGGCTCAAAGCGGGTTTGCCCATCGCCGGGCTTGTGCCGGAAACCGCGGTGGAAATAATCGAAAAATCCGGGCTTTATCTTTAACCAAACCTCTGTTAGACTAATCAAATGGATTCGAAAAAGCTGGCGAATTTGTGTCGGGAACTGGCCGATAACAAGAAAGCGGAAAATATCGTGGTGCTGGACGTGCGGGAGTTGGCTTCCGTCACGGACTATTTTGTCATTTGCACTGGTTCAAGCGAGCCTCATTTAAGGGCGATCGCGGAAGAAATTACTTCTACACTGCACGAGGAGCACGGGCAGCGGGCACGAGCTATTGATGGCCGAATGCCCACCTCCTGGCAGGTGCTCGACTATCTGGATGTGATCGTGCATATCATGAAACATGACGTGCGGGCCAAGTATGACCTGGAAAGTCTATGGGGGGATGCGCCGCGCCTGAAAGGCAGCCGTCGTCGTACCGTCAAGAAGCCCGAAGCGGGTTGAGGGCAGGGTGTGCGTTGCATCAGGAAGACCGGTCGTGGTTGCACTTTGGCAGGTTGATGGCACGTTAGACCGTGCATGAAAATAATATCAAATAATGGCATGAAAAAATTACTCTTCACCCTCATGGTTTGCGGTGGTGCTTTTGCGCTGTGCGCGGCAGACCTCAACTGGATGACTGATCTGCCGGCGGCTCAGAAAAAAGCCAAGGCCGACAATAAACTCGTCTTTATGAACTTTACCGGATCGGACTGGTGCGGCTGGTGTAAAAAAATGGATGCCGATGTGTTTTCGAAAAAGGAATTCAAGGAATACGCCGACAAAAAACTGGTGATGGTTTTTGTGGATTTTCCCCGCAAGCCGCTCGCGGCTGAACAAAAGCAAGCCAACGAGGCACTGAAGTCAAAATACGAGATAAAAGGATATCCGACGCTGATCGTTTTGGACGCCCAGGGCGAGGTGGTTCACAAAAACGTTGGGTACCAGGGCGATGTGCAGAAGTGGATCAAGACCCTTGACGCTGCGAAAAAGAGCCATTGATGATGATGGCTGGCTGAGGGCGAACTGGACAGGCGGGTACGCAGGCGCCGCAGCCGTTGCATTTGTCCGGATTAACGCTGGGTTCGGTAGCGAAGCCGTCCTTTGAGGTTTGGATGAATAGAGCGTGGTAGGGACAAACTCTGATGCAGGCGGTGCATTCCCGTCCGCTCGCCAACAGGCAGATATCCAAATCAATTATTGCCCGCCCAATGTGGCACGCATTTTTTTGTTCCAAGGAGAGTTGTTTAATGGCCCCGCTGGGGCAGACTTCGGTGCAGCGATGACAGTCGCTGCGGCAAAAATCACTGGTGAAAGCGAGGCAGGGCGTCAGCAGGTTGGCAAAACCGTATGTTCCCAGATCGGGTTGAATAATGTGCGCGGGACACGCTTGACTGCAATTGCCACAGCGAATGCATACTCCGGCAAAGTTTTCCTCGGCAACGGAGCCCGGCGGGCGCAAGGGAGATTTCGTTTGGCCTTTTCCGCAGGTCACCCAGAGGGCCAGTGCGGCTCCAGCGCTGCTTGAAAGGAATTCACGACGCCCCGCTGTGAACCGGGAAGTCATGGTGGGAGTTCCCGACGGTTCCAGAACGTCGCATCGCTTCCCGGATTTTCGGCAACGCTGAGGCCAAGCCAGAAACTCTTGGGTGGCGCCCAACGGGCAAACGCGCGTACACCAAACGTGCGGGAAGAGCCAATCGAACAGCAACAGCAATGGCAGGCTCACGCCTGGCAATAAAGCCGCAAGGGTTAGCGGGCGATGCCAGGCGTTGATGAAACTGTTAAAAATGGC comes from Verrucomicrobiota bacterium and encodes:
- a CDS encoding PmoA family protein, which produces MRCMNYCVMTGVLLTLCAARLPLSAADGLELRAEQKADRIVIYVGQDVFTEYLFLDTEKYPYFFPVNGPITLQGVTTKRETNYPHHSSLFFGCDQVNGGNYWQEGLDRGRIISKGVKIVTGQGREVVFEQQCSWERPGAESPFDDQRRIRLAAPTRELRYIDFEITLTPKIDVVIRKTNHSLFSARMKPGLSVKGGGRLRNAQGDSGEKDTFGKTSPWMDARGKNGDAVEGLAILNHPKNRWSIPQWFTRDYGFFSPAPMNWLDKDGLKLAKGEKLNLRYRVLVHAGDPAMNVIEAEYQKWAAADR
- a CDS encoding thioredoxin family protein — encoded protein: MKKLLFTLMVCGGAFALCAADLNWMTDLPAAQKKAKADNKLVFMNFTGSDWCGWCKKMDADVFSKKEFKEYADKKLVMVFVDFPRKPLAAEQKQANEALKSKYEIKGYPTLIVLDAQGEVVHKNVGYQGDVQKWIKTLDAAKKSH
- the rsfS gene encoding ribosome silencing factor, with amino-acid sequence MDSKKLANLCRELADNKKAENIVVLDVRELASVTDYFVICTGSSEPHLRAIAEEITSTLHEEHGQRARAIDGRMPTSWQVLDYLDVIVHIMKHDVRAKYDLESLWGDAPRLKGSRRRTVKKPEAG
- the nadD gene encoding nicotinate (nicotinamide) nucleotide adenylyltransferase, coding for MERIGIYGGSFNPVTCGHLLVARAALEEAQLDRLHFVPAAQSPFKPDQLLASGDARCRWLRLALAGWERCELDDQELKRGGVSYTVDTLRDYARRFPDATLCYLIGADHLCKLPQWRDAGTLANLAEFLVIPRPGEVAAALPPPFRGRLLKGFPLGVSASEVRARLKAGLPIAGLVPETAVEIIEKSGLYL
- a CDS encoding PAS domain S-box protein is translated as MPSDHFRVELQPLILVVDPDAAARQKLVLLLSSMGLQVQESTSGNDAWQLLYQQRPNLVLLAHHRAGLDADAFCVQIKSEPDFAEVGVVFMDVDQPVGVNVGKASSMDRADGHIRLPISDEDMLERIGIFLRLQWAESALWHSERKYRALLEMAQDGMALLSQDGTVRFANVTLARILGHPSSDLSGTSLVSFFDEASRQLMENWLMEGSLRRGQQREFTLMRPDHTEVRVQAMLTDISDSSVAERELLFMARDVTVHRQTEEKLRQLFRATEQSPATIVITDVAGAIEYVNPKFSSVTGYSSKEALGKNPRILKSGVQGKEFYLEMWQTLTAGKEWRGEFHNRKKDGTIYWESASISPLRNEVGQITHYIAVKEDISLRKQLEEEREQLVNDLREALANVKTLSGLLPICASCKRIRDDRGYWETVEGYVGRHSGARFSHGMCPECAKKWLQDAGLEPPVDKL
- a CDS encoding DegQ family serine endoprotease; translation: MKTWMMKWMAAGALALAGGTTLYLSAGNAFGGAPAIKLAKAEVNVSVNDHPLTRDSRPTSSFASVVKKTAPSVVNIFTTKKVRNELAMGGNPMFEDPMFQQFFGRPFGQNPQQPKTHTQRSLGSGVIVTEDGYILTNNHVVDGADEIRVMLEKDRREYTAKVVGRDPKTDLAVLRIEAKGLSYATFGNSDNLEVGDIVLAIGNPFGIGQTVTSGIISAMGRGGMGIEEYEDFIQTDASINPGNSGGALIDAEGRLIGINTAILSRSGGNHGVGFAVPCNLARQVMEQLIEFGKVERGFLGVAIQDLTPELAKQFSLNDAKGALVGEVTANSAAAEAGLKDGDIITGINGKEVRDSRHLRLTVAQLKPGNKVELKLMRDGKEKTVKATLKTLPEARVAAASQPNGSTPGEALDGVAVTDLSPALRQQFKLPPALKGALITDVAPNSASFEAGLRPGMVLQEINRKSVTSAEDAVNLTKNVKEKQTLVRLWANGGSRYIVVDETKVS